In a single window of the Campylobacter concisus genome:
- the pstC gene encoding phosphate ABC transporter permease subunit PstC produces the protein MIGQIFKGGVYAFTLLSAMLLLLLVGFLLLNSTSFFAEVSLFDFLLNGDWDVSTEPFSFGLFNILVANFAVAFLACIFSFFISLGVTIFICFFASAWLRHVLDWMIRILAGIPSIIYGFFALYTVVKILESGLKMSAGESVLAASLILSIMILPFFTSHLLQSVDLLKQNFKTNSDALGVSTGYFIRKIIFRKSIRASISGFILAFSRAAGETMAVMMVIGNTPLFPHLLSKAQTIPSLIALEMGMSEAGSLHYHALIASGFILLVFIFMLNIFIFKFEKNNERF, from the coding sequence ATGATAGGGCAAATTTTTAAAGGTGGGGTATATGCTTTCACACTTTTATCCGCCATGCTTTTGCTTTTACTCGTGGGGTTTTTGCTGCTAAATTCCACGAGTTTTTTTGCAGAAGTAAGTCTCTTTGACTTCTTACTAAATGGCGACTGGGACGTTAGCACGGAGCCATTTAGCTTTGGGCTTTTTAATATCCTAGTCGCAAATTTCGCAGTTGCATTTCTAGCTTGCATATTTTCATTTTTCATCTCCCTTGGCGTTACTATCTTTATCTGCTTTTTTGCGAGTGCTTGGCTTAGGCATGTGCTAGACTGGATGATAAGAATTTTAGCTGGTATACCCTCGATCATTTACGGATTTTTTGCACTTTACACGGTTGTAAAAATTTTAGAGTCAGGACTAAAAATGTCCGCTGGAGAGTCAGTTTTGGCGGCTAGTCTCATCCTTAGCATCATGATCCTGCCATTTTTTACATCACACCTGCTTCAAAGTGTAGATCTGTTAAAGCAAAATTTCAAAACAAACTCAGATGCGCTTGGCGTAAGCACTGGATATTTTATACGTAAGATCATTTTTAGAAAGTCAATAAGAGCTAGCATTTCAGGCTTTATACTCGCATTTTCAAGGGCAGCTGGCGAGACGATGGCTGTGATGATGGTCATAGGCAACACCCCGCTTTTTCCGCACCTGCTCTCAAAAGCTCAGACCATACCATCTCTAATAGCCCTTGAAATGGGCATGAGCGAGGCTGGCAGCCTGCACTATCACGCTCTTATTGCAAGCGGATTTATCCTGCTTGTTTTTATATTTATGCTAAATATTTTTATCTTTAAATTTGAGAAAAACAATGAACGCTTTTAA
- a CDS encoding phosphate ABC transporter ATP-binding protein — protein sequence MPNILNIKDLSIFYQDNEILKDLNLSVAENEIICLMGSSGCGKSTFLSALNGFLEQKGGRYSGEILFKGENIKSKDEIWLRRKLAILFQDATLFPFSVERNLTYAMEFYEGNIKDKQKRVEELLKSVNLLDEISDLDMPASKLSGGQKQRLCIARMLTTKPEVLMLDEPCSSLDMKNVLIIEDLLKSLSQRYTIIITTHNEEQAKRLGGRIVRIVDKKFAF from the coding sequence TTGCCAAATATTTTAAACATAAAAGATCTTAGTATCTTTTACCAAGACAATGAAATTTTAAAAGATCTAAATCTTAGCGTCGCCGAAAACGAGATCATCTGCCTAATGGGTAGCTCAGGATGTGGTAAATCGACATTTCTATCAGCGCTAAATGGCTTTTTGGAGCAAAAGGGCGGTAGATATAGCGGAGAGATATTATTTAAAGGTGAAAATATCAAAAGCAAAGACGAAATTTGGCTAAGACGAAAGCTAGCCATACTCTTTCAAGACGCCACGCTCTTTCCCTTTAGCGTCGAGAGAAATTTAACCTATGCGATGGAATTTTATGAGGGCAACATAAAAGATAAGCAAAAAAGAGTAGAAGAGCTGCTCAAAAGCGTAAATTTGCTAGATGAGATAAGTGACCTAGATATGCCAGCTAGCAAACTTTCAGGCGGTCAAAAGCAAAGACTTTGCATCGCAAGGATGCTAACTACAAAGCCTGAAGTGCTCATGCTTGACGAGCCTTGCTCATCACTTGATATGAAAAATGTCTTGATCATAGAAGATCTTTTAAAAAGCCTGTCGCAAAGATATACGATCATCATCACCACGCACAATGAAGAGCAGGCAAAAAGGCTTGGCGGCAGGATAGTCCGCATAGTGGATAAGAAATTTGCATTTTAA
- a CDS encoding cation diffusion facilitator family transporter: MSSPFDYEFNRINKQECTQGENKAVIAAGACAFLLALVKFTAGLFSGSVAVLGSAIDSMLDFIVSLLNLFALRKSRKQADERFNFGYTKLEALAALFECIIIVAAAGYIFYESVKKFSEPNLEIDLGLSLGVMVFSVVVTLCLVLFLNQISKKSGNLIIKADALHYKIDLFSNLAVIISLLIIKFSGFVMIDAIFGIVISGYIAQSAISLGKDALGVLLDHAVSPEVTEGIIKMIKAKKRVSDFHYLNTRQSANTIFLTLHLVFDKDISLYDAHEVADSLEAEIREKFRDYSWQITTHLDPYNDKEGK; the protein is encoded by the coding sequence TTGTCAAGTCCGTTTGATTATGAGTTTAACCGCATAAATAAGCAGGAGTGCACGCAGGGCGAAAATAAGGCTGTTATCGCAGCTGGAGCATGCGCTTTTTTGCTCGCACTTGTAAAATTTACAGCTGGACTTTTTAGCGGCTCAGTCGCTGTGCTTGGCTCGGCGATTGATTCAATGCTTGATTTTATAGTCTCGCTTTTAAATTTATTTGCGCTTAGAAAGTCAAGAAAGCAAGCCGATGAGAGATTTAACTTTGGCTACACAAAGCTAGAGGCGTTAGCAGCGCTATTTGAGTGCATCATCATCGTGGCAGCGGCTGGATATATTTTTTATGAGAGCGTTAAGAAATTTAGCGAGCCAAATTTAGAGATAGACCTTGGCTTAAGCCTCGGCGTGATGGTATTTTCGGTAGTTGTGACGCTATGTTTGGTGCTATTTTTAAACCAAATTTCTAAAAAAAGTGGAAACCTTATCATAAAAGCAGACGCGCTGCACTATAAAATAGACCTTTTTAGCAACCTTGCAGTCATCATCTCGCTGCTTATCATTAAATTTAGCGGATTTGTGATGATAGATGCGATCTTTGGTATCGTGATAAGTGGCTACATCGCTCAAAGTGCGATAAGCCTTGGCAAAGACGCCCTTGGTGTCTTGCTAGATCACGCAGTAAGCCCTGAGGTCACAGAGGGGATCATCAAGATGATAAAGGCAAAGAAGAGGGTTTCAGACTTTCACTACCTAAACACAAGACAGAGCGCAAATACCATATTTTTAACGCTGCATTTAGTTTTTGACAAAGACATCTCGCTTTACGACGCGCACGAAGTGGCCGACTCGCTTGAAGCTGAGATAAGAGAGAAATTTAGGGATTATTCGTGGCAGATAACCACACATTTAGACCCATACAACGACAAAGAAGGGAAATGA
- a CDS encoding PstA family ABC transporter permease: protein MNAFKDHLVKFYAYLCVFIVVAVIFWIFYFIFANGISQINLDFLTKNPQGLNLGESGGIRDAIIGSFLLMILSMIFSALLGVSCAIYRQIYCTSSTIKLGLKFIIQTMASIPSILLGMFVYGLFIVSLDIPKSLLTASITLALMVFPFVEVSVEKVISQIDEKMLRDSFALGVDKNFMARKLVLPTIRKNIISILILAGSYAIGATAPLLLTGVVFMAKAEGLLSPVMALPFHLHMLLSQSVATQNAYATALVLIFILIILHLLSAVVLFDIGEKIAKYFKHKRS from the coding sequence ATGAACGCTTTTAAAGATCATCTAGTCAAATTTTATGCCTATCTTTGCGTATTTATAGTGGTTGCGGTGATATTTTGGATATTTTATTTCATCTTTGCAAATGGCATCTCTCAGATAAATTTAGACTTTCTAACCAAAAATCCACAAGGTTTAAATTTAGGTGAGAGTGGTGGCATAAGAGATGCCATCATAGGCTCATTTTTGCTGATGATCCTATCTATGATATTTTCCGCGCTCCTTGGCGTTAGCTGCGCCATTTATAGGCAAATTTACTGCACTTCTAGCACGATCAAGCTCGGCCTTAAATTTATCATCCAAACGATGGCTTCTATTCCTTCTATCTTGCTTGGGATGTTTGTTTATGGGCTTTTTATCGTTAGTCTTGATATCCCCAAAAGCCTGCTAACAGCTAGCATTACGCTTGCTTTGATGGTCTTTCCATTTGTTGAAGTAAGCGTTGAAAAGGTGATCTCACAGATCGATGAGAAGATGTTAAGAGATAGCTTCGCGCTTGGCGTTGATAAAAATTTCATGGCTAGAAAGCTAGTTTTGCCAACCATTAGAAAAAATATCATATCGATCTTGATTCTTGCTGGCAGCTACGCCATAGGAGCCACCGCGCCGCTACTTTTAACTGGAGTCGTCTTCATGGCAAAGGCAGAAGGCCTGCTCTCGCCAGTCATGGCACTGCCTTTTCACCTGCACATGCTCTTAAGCCAGTCAGTCGCAACGCAAAATGCCTACGCCACGGCGCTCGTGCTCATTTTTATACTGATCATTTTACACCTGCTTTCAGCCGTAGTTTTATTTGATATAGGAGAGAAAATTGCCAAATATTTTAAACATAAAAGATCTTAG
- a CDS encoding carbon-nitrogen hydrolase codes for MKVALLQQEFKGTKEATIAKTLELIAEAKKGGADLVVCQELHQTQYFCQSEDTNFFDHANDWQEDVAFWGRVVKENGVVLVTSLFEKRADGLYHNTAFVFERDGSVAGKYRKMHIPDDPGFYEKFYFTPGDIGFEPIETSLGKLGVLVCWDQWYPEAARLMALKGAKILIYPTAIGWFEGDSDDEKSRQLEAWVAVQRGHSVANGLPVVAVNRVGFEKDDSGVMDGIKFWGNSFVYGPQGEQLFRANSTDELCKIVEIDMKRSEEVRRIWPFLRDRRIDAYANITKRFID; via the coding sequence ATGAAAGTAGCACTACTTCAACAAGAATTTAAAGGGACAAAAGAGGCGACCATAGCAAAGACACTCGAGCTAATCGCAGAGGCAAAAAAAGGTGGCGCTGATCTCGTGGTCTGTCAAGAGCTGCACCAGACGCAGTACTTTTGCCAAAGCGAGGATACAAATTTCTTTGATCACGCAAATGACTGGCAAGAAGATGTCGCTTTTTGGGGCAGGGTGGTAAAAGAAAACGGCGTAGTTTTGGTCACTTCACTCTTTGAAAAGAGGGCTGACGGACTTTATCACAACACCGCCTTTGTCTTCGAGCGTGATGGCAGCGTGGCTGGCAAATACCGAAAAATGCACATCCCTGATGACCCTGGATTTTACGAGAAATTTTACTTTACGCCAGGCGATATCGGCTTTGAGCCTATTGAGACGAGCCTTGGCAAGCTTGGCGTTTTGGTGTGTTGGGATCAGTGGTATCCTGAGGCTGCAAGGCTCATGGCGCTAAAAGGGGCGAAAATTCTCATCTATCCAACGGCTATTGGCTGGTTTGAGGGCGATAGTGATGATGAAAAATCAAGGCAGCTTGAAGCGTGGGTGGCAGTGCAAAGAGGTCACAGCGTGGCAAATGGCCTGCCAGTGGTCGCAGTAAATCGCGTGGGCTTTGAAAAAGATGATAGTGGCGTGATGGATGGGATTAAGTTTTGGGGAAATAGCTTTGTTTACGGGCCGCAAGGCGAGCAGCTTTTCCGTGCAAATAGCACAGATGAGCTATGCAAGATCGTTGAGATAGACATGAAAAGAAGCGAAGAAGTTCGCAGAATTTGGCCATTTTTAAGAGACCGCAGGATCGATGCCTACGCAAATATCACAAAAAGATTTATCGACTAA
- a CDS encoding agmatine deiminase family protein, producing MRAYAEWEEQELLFLSLPHSKSDWEPYLEEILASYEELVAAITPFEKVVLICPDEANFSRFKKFKNVEFVKLDTDDTWIRDYGMIDVCTKDGVKSYDFKFNAWGGKFKSSKDDAINLELAKIYKTKLEPVDMILEGGSVEFNGDGVLLTTTKCLLNENRNSSLSKEQIEEKLKNLFGLKRIIWLENGFIRGDDTDSHIDTLARFITPDTIAYAACDDKSDEHFSELKRMEDELKKTGFKLLALPLPKSKFYDGKRLGCTYANFIFINGALIVPTYNDENDKKVLNLLAKALPDRKIIGVNSLVFVRQNGSLHCSSQNRYKRS from the coding sequence TTACGCAGAGTGGGAAGAGCAGGAGCTTTTGTTTTTGTCGCTGCCACATAGTAAGAGCGACTGGGAGCCTTATTTAGAGGAGATTTTAGCTAGTTATGAAGAGCTAGTGGCTGCTATTACGCCGTTTGAAAAGGTAGTGCTCATCTGCCCTGATGAGGCAAATTTTTCTAGGTTTAAGAAATTTAAAAATGTTGAGTTTGTTAAGCTTGATACTGATGATACTTGGATCAGAGACTACGGTATGATCGACGTTTGCACCAAAGACGGCGTAAAGAGCTATGACTTTAAATTTAACGCTTGGGGCGGTAAATTTAAGAGTTCAAAAGATGATGCGATAAATTTAGAGCTAGCTAAAATTTACAAAACCAAGCTTGAGCCAGTTGATATGATACTAGAGGGCGGAAGCGTCGAGTTTAACGGAGATGGTGTGCTTTTAACCACCACAAAATGCCTGCTAAATGAAAATAGAAATTCCTCTCTAAGCAAAGAGCAAATCGAGGAGAAGCTAAAAAATTTATTTGGCCTAAAGCGTATCATCTGGCTTGAAAATGGCTTTATAAGAGGTGATGACACAGATAGCCACATCGACACTTTAGCGCGTTTTATCACACCTGATACTATCGCTTACGCAGCTTGTGATGACAAGAGCGATGAGCACTTTAGCGAGCTAAAAAGGATGGAGGATGAGCTTAAAAAAACTGGCTTTAAGCTACTTGCTCTGCCGCTTCCTAAGTCTAAATTTTATGATGGTAAAAGGCTTGGCTGCACATACGCAAATTTTATCTTTATAAATGGTGCGCTAATCGTGCCAACATATAATGACGAAAACGATAAAAAGGTGCTAAATTTACTAGCCAAGGCACTGCCAGATAGAAAGATCATCGGTGTAAATTCGCTAGTTTTTGTGCGTCAAAATGGCTCGCTTCACTGCTCAAGCCAAAATAGATACAAAAGGTCTTAA